A genomic region of Metopolophium dirhodum isolate CAU chromosome 1, ASM1992520v1, whole genome shotgun sequence contains the following coding sequences:
- the LOC132937154 gene encoding interferon-inducible double-stranded RNA-dependent protein kinase activator A-like, with the protein MQSEIDIQYLSIIFFFRDIFSFKSKVRIELNPIGSLQELCVARHFPLPIYTFSDVSLQEHNPRYNVVCSISIYISSGIASTKKAAKKKAAYEMYKQIEKLTSEDVHEVIDNEFEKKDVSHKIVSSLCHETVTILKTFFGAISEPQTPHSQSMINPNKCKLTAVDALKKISERESFTLNCDVIYKNIDKVEVLLKANTTPIVVVSEAGKNENEAQESAAYFILAYLKIKLRI; encoded by the exons ATGCAAAGTGAGATAGACATCCAGTacctaagtataattttttttttcagagacATTTTTAGCTTTAAGTCAAAGGTCCGTATAGAATTAAATCCTATTGGTTCACTGCAAGAATTATGCGTAGCCCGTCACTTTCCATTGCCCATCTATACTTTTTCTGATGTGAGCTTACAGGAACATAATCCAAGATATAATGTGGTGTGTTCCATATCTATTTACATCTCCTCAG gCATAGCATCAACTAAGAAAGCAGCTAAAAAAAAAGCGGCTTATGAAATGTATAAGCAAATAGAAAAATTGACTTCAGAAGATGTGCATGAAGTTATTGACAATGAATTTGAAAAGAAAGATGTATCTCATAAAATTGTGTCCTCTTTATGTCATGAAACGGTGACTATTTTGAAGACCTTTTTTGGTGCAATAAGTGAACCTCAAACGCCACATTCACAAAGTATG ataaacccAAATAAATGCAAGTTGACAGCTGTTGatgctttgaaaaaaatttcagaAAGAGAAAGTTTTACTTTAAATTGTGacgtgatttataaaaatatcg ATAAAGTAGAAGTTTTGTTGAAGGCAAATACTACTCCAATTGTTGTGGTTTCAGAAGCAGGAAAAAATGAAAACGAGGCTCAAGAATCTGctgcttattttattttggcatacttaaaaataaaacttcgtATTTag